One region of Anabaena sphaerica FACHB-251 genomic DNA includes:
- the pip gene encoding prolyl aminopeptidase, with product MRELYPLIQPYRKDYLQVSQLHRIHFEESGNPQGQPIVLLHGGPGGGCPPFYRQYFHPEKWRLIMFDQRGCGQSTPHAELRENTTWDLVSDIEKLREYLGIKKWVVFGGSWGSTLSLAYSQTHPSRCTGLILRGIFMLRQKELSWFYQEGASYIFPDAWEEYLKPIPIAERGDMIKAYYKRLTSPDLQIQLAAARAWSIWEASTSKLLLDPTLIQQFGDDEFAAAFARIECHYFINQGFFTTENQLLENVHRIRHIPAVIVQGRYDVVCPMVSAWELHQAWPEAEFIVVPDAGHSMSEPGIRTALIEATDKFTSVLK from the coding sequence ATGAGAGAACTATACCCACTCATCCAACCCTACCGAAAAGATTATTTACAAGTTTCCCAGTTGCACAGGATTCATTTTGAAGAATCTGGTAATCCCCAAGGTCAACCAATTGTTTTACTGCATGGTGGTCCTGGTGGTGGATGTCCTCCCTTTTATCGACAATATTTCCACCCGGAAAAATGGCGATTGATTATGTTTGACCAGCGTGGTTGTGGTCAAAGTACACCTCATGCAGAATTGCGGGAAAATACGACTTGGGATTTAGTCAGCGATATTGAAAAATTACGGGAATATTTAGGTATAAAAAAGTGGGTTGTATTTGGTGGCAGTTGGGGTAGTACCTTGTCATTAGCTTATAGTCAAACCCATCCTTCTCGCTGCACAGGATTAATTTTGCGTGGCATTTTTATGTTAAGACAAAAGGAATTATCCTGGTTTTATCAAGAAGGTGCTAGTTATATTTTTCCTGATGCTTGGGAAGAATATCTGAAACCCATTCCCATCGCTGAACGTGGGGATATGATTAAAGCTTATTACAAACGCTTGACAAGTCCAGATTTACAAATTCAATTAGCAGCGGCGCGTGCTTGGTCAATTTGGGAAGCGAGTACAAGTAAACTATTATTAGATCCTACACTAATACAACAGTTTGGTGATGATGAATTTGCGGCAGCTTTTGCGCGGATTGAATGCCATTATTTTATTAATCAGGGCTTTTTTACAACTGAAAATCAATTATTAGAAAATGTTCACCGCATCCGTCATATTCCTGCTGTTATTGTCCAAGGACGCTATGATGTGGTTTGTCCGATGGTATCAGCTTGGGAATTACATCAAGCGTGGCCAGAAGCGGAATTTATTGTTGTTCCTGATGCGGGACATTCGATGAGTGAACCAGGAATTCGTACTGCTTTAATTGAGGCTACAGATAAGTTTACTTCCGTTTTGAAGTGA
- a CDS encoding ATP-binding protein, whose protein sequence is MLDIEVLRQVELFASLNDEQLRWLCEQGKEVWLQPGEIHRDFGDPADQVFVLIDGEVQISQQVGNEKIVLVNYGPKTLFGELIILTGQTQLPGTGTAVQPCHILELEKDTFWQMLATMPTVTTSILQTTAQRLQELQSMSQQREKLAALGTMAAGLSHEMNNPMAAVRRGVGELQKLFQHLPSLVIQLSQQQLNKEQVEYLAYLQKDVIERQQKSSQISPLTRCDQEDELIDWLEDHGVKDGWKLAPTLVTVGLNGEDIDKITQQVPDQSLGDILAWLEATLTGLGLLSELKAGSDRVSELVKALQDYSYMDRAPLQEVNVHDGLESTLKMMHHKFKDGVVITREYGNLPRISAYGSELNQVWTHLIDNALDAICNQGQISIRTKCENDQVLIEIIDNGHGISPEIQSRIFEPFFTTKSVGQGKGLGLDIVYRTVVGKHKGDIRFTSCSGKTCFQVRLPVEIKSCDG, encoded by the coding sequence ATGCTGGATATAGAAGTTTTACGTCAAGTAGAATTGTTTGCCAGTTTAAATGACGAACAATTACGGTGGTTGTGTGAACAAGGAAAAGAAGTTTGGCTTCAACCAGGTGAAATACATCGCGATTTTGGTGATCCGGCTGATCAAGTTTTTGTTTTGATTGACGGTGAGGTGCAAATTAGTCAACAAGTAGGAAATGAGAAAATTGTTTTGGTAAATTATGGACCTAAAACCTTATTTGGTGAGTTGATAATTTTAACCGGACAAACTCAATTACCGGGTACTGGTACAGCTGTGCAACCTTGCCATATTCTGGAATTAGAAAAAGATACATTTTGGCAAATGCTGGCCACGATGCCTACTGTCACTACTTCTATTCTGCAAACAACGGCACAGCGGTTACAAGAATTACAATCTATGTCCCAGCAACGGGAAAAATTAGCAGCTTTGGGAACAATGGCTGCTGGACTTTCTCACGAGATGAATAACCCAATGGCAGCGGTAAGACGTGGTGTTGGAGAACTGCAAAAGCTGTTTCAACATTTGCCATCTTTGGTTATTCAACTTAGTCAGCAGCAACTCAACAAAGAACAAGTTGAATATTTGGCTTATTTGCAAAAAGATGTAATTGAACGTCAACAAAAATCTTCTCAAATTTCTCCTCTGACTCGGTGCGATCAGGAAGATGAGTTAATCGATTGGCTAGAAGATCATGGAGTTAAAGATGGTTGGAAATTAGCCCCTACTTTGGTGACAGTAGGACTCAATGGTGAAGACATCGACAAAATTACTCAGCAAGTACCTGATCAGTCTTTAGGAGATATCTTGGCTTGGCTAGAAGCCACTTTAACTGGATTGGGGTTGCTTTCTGAACTGAAAGCAGGTTCAGATCGTGTCTCGGAGCTTGTGAAGGCACTTCAGGATTATTCCTACATGGATCGCGCCCCTCTACAAGAGGTGAATGTTCATGATGGTTTAGAAAGTACCCTGAAGATGATGCACCATAAATTCAAAGATGGTGTGGTCATAACTAGAGAATACGGTAATTTACCCAGAATTAGCGCCTATGGCAGTGAGTTAAATCAAGTATGGACTCATCTGATTGATAATGCTTTGGATGCGATTTGTAATCAAGGTCAAATTTCTATTCGGACTAAGTGCGAAAATGATCAAGTTTTAATAGAAATTATTGATAATGGACACGGTATATCACCGGAAATTCAATCCCGCATTTTTGAACCTTTTTTCACTACAAAAAGTGTAGGACAAGGTAAAGGATTAGGTTTGGATATTGTTTACAGGACTGTAGTTGGCAAACATAAAGGTGATATCAGATTTACCTCTTGTTCTGGTAAAACCTGTTTTCAAGTTCGTCTTCCAGTTGAGATTAAATCATGTGACGGGTGA
- a CDS encoding carbohydrate ABC transporter permease gives MNQLTPKKWLIIQHKLTPYLFLLPALVLLGLTVFWPALQAFYLSFTTYQDIGEAPKLVGFENFLRLWKDAVFWKTLENTFLYLVCVVPILVIAPLILAILVNQKLRGMNWFRTAYYTPVVISMIVAGIAWKWLYAENGLLNQILKTFSIFPEGIPWLTSPAKILGILPISLASVMAVTIWKGLGYYMVIYLAGLQSIPADIYEAAAIDGSDGIRKHLDITIPLMQPYLALVAVISAISATKVFEEVYIMTGGGPLNSSKTIVYYLYEQAFSNLEFSYACTIGLVLFLIILGLSVLRLFINQQDSNNLNI, from the coding sequence ATGAACCAATTAACACCCAAAAAATGGCTTATTATTCAACATAAATTAACGCCTTATTTATTTTTATTACCTGCTTTAGTTCTATTAGGGTTAACTGTTTTTTGGCCAGCACTGCAAGCATTTTACCTCAGCTTCACCACCTATCAGGATATTGGGGAAGCACCTAAATTGGTAGGGTTTGAAAACTTTCTCCGGTTGTGGAAAGATGCAGTTTTTTGGAAAACCTTAGAAAACACCTTTCTCTATCTTGTTTGTGTCGTGCCGATTTTGGTAATTGCTCCCTTAATTTTGGCAATTTTGGTAAATCAAAAATTGCGGGGAATGAATTGGTTTAGAACTGCATATTATACACCTGTAGTAATTTCAATGATAGTTGCAGGCATAGCTTGGAAATGGTTGTATGCAGAAAACGGTTTATTGAATCAAATTTTGAAAACTTTCAGTATATTTCCCGAAGGAATTCCCTGGTTAACTAGTCCAGCCAAAATATTAGGAATTTTGCCAATTTCACTAGCTAGTGTAATGGCTGTGACTATTTGGAAAGGCTTAGGATATTATATGGTAATCTATTTAGCAGGGTTGCAATCTATTCCTGCTGATATTTACGAAGCCGCAGCAATTGATGGTTCAGATGGTATTCGCAAACATTTAGATATTACCATTCCTTTAATGCAGCCTTATTTAGCTTTAGTAGCCGTAATTTCTGCTATTTCTGCCACTAAAGTATTTGAAGAAGTTTATATTATGACTGGAGGTGGTCCCCTGAATAGTTCTAAGACAATTGTTTATTATTTGTATGAACAGGCATTTAGTAATTTAGAATTCAGCTATGCTTGTACAATTGGATTAGTGTTATTTTTAATAATCTTAGGATTATCAGTTTTGCGATTATTTATCAATCAACAAGATAGTAATAATCTAAATATATGA
- a CDS encoding diguanylate cyclase domain-containing protein, giving the protein MKKAASEYKANLLVVDDHPDNLRILSAILSQEGYKVRKAISGEIALDTVKVEAPDLILLDIKMPKIDGYKVCSILKQSNETRDIPVIFLSALDTAADRVKGFEVGGVDYITKPFQVEDVLVRIKHQLTIVRQRQELYEHNQALIQEIQYRKQIESKLKLLLTTINLVSQAPNLNHALEAVLREVCRTINWDYGEAWIANLDGTELQLGQAYYKFSDQALKKFHQASLEYSFSYGVKLIGQVWATQQPEWLEDISQVQEDVFSRFELVQDTGLKTIFAVPITIEGKVLVIMCFFQRSLLPYNSELVELVNAVALELSGFIGRKQTEEALKQANKELVRLANLDGLTKIANRRCFDESLAQEWLRLKREKSPLALLLGDIDYFKYYNDYYGHQAGDECLRRVAKAMAQSCNRPADLVARYGGEEFAILLPNTDLDGAIHITKQIQQEIARIAISHQYSAASEQVTLSIGVVSMVPTNDTSPEVIIAAADQALYKAKAQGRNTYCIYSR; this is encoded by the coding sequence GTGAAAAAAGCAGCATCAGAGTACAAAGCTAATTTATTAGTGGTTGATGATCATCCTGACAATTTGCGTATACTATCTGCAATTCTTAGTCAGGAAGGGTACAAAGTCAGAAAAGCAATCAGTGGAGAAATCGCCTTAGATACAGTTAAAGTTGAAGCCCCTGATCTAATTCTGTTGGACATCAAGATGCCAAAAATTGATGGCTACAAGGTCTGCTCAATTCTCAAGCAAAGTAATGAAACTCGTGATATTCCCGTCATTTTTTTAAGTGCCTTGGATACTGCTGCTGATAGGGTGAAAGGATTTGAAGTAGGGGGTGTTGACTATATTACTAAACCTTTTCAAGTAGAAGATGTATTAGTTAGAATTAAACATCAACTCACTATTGTCAGACAACGCCAGGAACTTTATGAACATAATCAGGCCTTAATTCAAGAAATTCAGTATCGCAAACAAATTGAGTCCAAACTAAAATTGTTGCTAACAACGATTAATTTAGTCAGTCAAGCCCCCAATTTAAATCATGCCCTAGAAGCTGTTTTGCGCGAAGTTTGTCGGACGATTAATTGGGACTATGGTGAGGCTTGGATTGCTAATTTAGATGGTACAGAATTACAACTAGGTCAAGCTTATTATAAATTTTCTGATCAAGCTTTAAAAAAGTTTCATCAAGCAAGTTTAGAATACAGTTTTTCCTATGGAGTCAAACTAATAGGACAAGTTTGGGCAACTCAACAACCAGAATGGCTTGAAGATATTTCACAGGTGCAGGAAGATGTATTCTCACGGTTTGAACTGGTGCAGGATACAGGATTGAAAACTATCTTTGCTGTACCAATTACTATAGAAGGAAAGGTACTGGTGATTATGTGCTTCTTCCAGCGATCGCTCTTACCTTACAATTCAGAACTGGTAGAATTGGTAAATGCAGTTGCTCTAGAATTGAGTGGATTTATTGGGCGTAAGCAAACAGAAGAAGCTCTCAAACAAGCAAATAAAGAATTAGTAAGGTTAGCAAATCTAGATGGTTTAACAAAAATTGCCAATCGCCGCTGTTTTGATGAATCTCTTGCTCAAGAGTGGCTCCGACTGAAAAGGGAAAAATCACCCTTGGCACTGCTACTAGGCGATATAGATTATTTTAAGTATTATAACGATTATTATGGTCATCAGGCAGGTGATGAATGTCTGCGGCGAGTAGCAAAGGCAATGGCACAAAGCTGCAACCGCCCTGCTGATTTAGTCGCTCGGTATGGTGGTGAAGAATTTGCTATCTTACTGCCTAATACCGATTTAGATGGGGCAATTCATATTACTAAACAAATTCAGCAAGAAATAGCCAGGATAGCCATCTCTCATCAATATTCTGCCGCCAGTGAGCAAGTAACTTTGAGTATTGGCGTTGTCAGTATGGTTCCTACAAATGACACTTCACCAGAAGTCATCATTGCCGCAGCAGACCAGGCACTTTATAAGGCAAAAGCTCAAGGACGCAACACCTACTGTATTTATAGCCGTTGA
- a CDS encoding FAD-dependent oxidoreductase: protein MAKPMILTVDDDPQVLQAIARDLRREYGDRFRILRAESGAQALEAIKELKLRNETVALFLADQRMPQMTGIEFLQEAITIFPEAKRALLTAYADTDAAIAAINKTNINYYLTKPWDPPEERLYPILNDLLDDWLASYHPPFEGIRIIGNRWSPDSHNIKDFLARNHVPYQWLDIERDKEGQELLNYSGENKLSLPLVILGDGERLVKPSNIQIAEKVGLQTQAKQPFYDLAIVGGGPAGLAAAVYGASEGLKTVMIEREAPGGQAGTSSRIENYLGFPVGLSGADLARRGVTQAKRFGVEILTPQEVSGIRIDGFYRYAILKDGSEIACHALMLAMGVSWRRLNVPGIEKLTGRGVYYGAAMTEAMECSNEQVYIIGGANSAGQAAMHFSKFAKQVHMLVRADNLGKGMSQYLVEQIGATENIIVQLNCSVIEAKGEDSLEALTILNNVTGEQETVTANSLFIFIGAVPHTDWLEGIVERDERGFILTGPDLFKDGKRPKGWYVDREPYLLETSVPGIFAVGDVHHGSVKRVASGVGEGSICVSFIHQYLAKVL, encoded by the coding sequence ATGGCTAAACCGATGATTCTGACCGTGGATGATGACCCGCAAGTATTACAAGCGATCGCTCGTGATCTACGAAGAGAATATGGCGATCGCTTCCGCATTTTACGCGCAGAGTCAGGCGCACAGGCACTAGAAGCCATCAAAGAATTAAAATTACGTAATGAAACAGTAGCCTTATTCCTAGCGGATCAAAGAATGCCGCAAATGACTGGCATAGAATTTCTGCAAGAAGCAATCACCATCTTTCCCGAAGCCAAACGCGCATTACTCACAGCCTACGCTGATACGGATGCAGCGATCGCCGCCATCAATAAAACCAATATCAATTACTATTTAACCAAACCTTGGGACCCACCAGAAGAACGTTTATATCCCATCCTCAACGATTTACTAGATGACTGGTTAGCCTCCTACCATCCACCCTTTGAAGGTATTCGCATTATTGGTAATCGTTGGTCTCCTGACTCCCATAACATCAAAGATTTCCTCGCCCGTAACCACGTTCCTTATCAATGGTTAGACATTGAACGCGACAAAGAAGGACAAGAACTACTCAACTACAGCGGTGAAAACAAACTCAGCCTCCCCCTCGTCATTTTAGGAGACGGAGAACGTTTAGTTAAACCTAGTAACATCCAAATCGCCGAAAAAGTAGGACTGCAAACTCAAGCCAAACAACCATTTTATGACCTAGCCATTGTTGGTGGTGGTCCTGCAGGTTTAGCCGCCGCAGTTTATGGCGCATCAGAAGGGCTAAAAACCGTGATGATCGAACGAGAAGCCCCCGGAGGACAAGCAGGTACAAGCTCCAGAATTGAGAACTATCTTGGCTTTCCTGTCGGTCTTAGCGGTGCAGATTTAGCCAGACGCGGAGTTACCCAAGCCAAACGCTTTGGTGTAGAAATTCTCACACCCCAAGAAGTCAGCGGTATTCGCATCGATGGTTTCTATCGTTACGCTATCCTCAAAGACGGCTCAGAAATTGCTTGTCATGCCTTAATGCTGGCAATGGGTGTATCTTGGCGACGGTTAAACGTCCCTGGAATCGAAAAACTCACAGGTCGCGGTGTATACTACGGCGCAGCCATGACCGAAGCAATGGAATGTAGCAACGAACAAGTCTACATTATTGGGGGTGCAAACTCCGCCGGACAAGCCGCCATGCACTTTAGTAAATTTGCCAAACAAGTGCATATGTTAGTCCGTGCAGACAATCTGGGTAAGGGAATGTCACAGTATCTCGTTGAGCAGATTGGTGCTACAGAAAACATTATTGTTCAACTCAATTGCAGTGTCATTGAAGCTAAAGGTGAAGATAGTTTAGAAGCCTTAACTATTCTCAATAATGTCACTGGTGAACAAGAAACTGTTACTGCTAACTCCCTATTTATTTTCATCGGTGCAGTTCCTCATACCGACTGGTTAGAAGGAATTGTCGAGCGAGATGAACGCGGTTTTATCCTCACCGGTCCAGATTTGTTTAAAGATGGTAAACGTCCAAAGGGATGGTATGTAGACAGAGAGCCTTATTTATTAGAAACCAGCGTACCCGGTATTTTTGCCGTCGGTGATGTCCATCATGGTTCTGTAAAACGGGTGGCTTCCGGTGTCGGTGAAGGCTCAATTTGTGTGAGTTTCATTCATCAATATCTGGCTAAGGTGTTGTAA
- a CDS encoding ATP-binding protein, with protein sequence MLQESNNSPTLFPKLSDEVLQHLQKYGAEIDLSVGECLFKEGDRSYDFHVVLEGEIQVTKQIGGQEKILAQHQRGEFIGELSILTEADSIVSGYATLASRVLKLELKTFKQIIATFPPLADIVISTLAARTKTVEQQLQQQEKLASLGKLSAGIAHELKNPAAAGARVAEELQTRFQEAQTLALRLNQYSFAKEELDFLADFQIQAQAGISTAKIDLILQNDLEDEITDWLEEHQVGKGWEITSTLVDAGLDRQKLEFLTSQIPDDAINDVIHWLAANLTTTTLIKEIAQSSARISELVKSVKSYAHINQFQVHQVDVHEGIENTLTMLRHKLKGGIDIKREYGENLPVISTYGSELNQVWTNLIDNAIDALDGKGKICIRTFQNHDYLIVEIADNGPGIPPEIQSRIFEPFFTTKGVGKGSGLGLDIVHNLIVDKHHGQINLHSQPGKTSFQVFLPIGVVLG encoded by the coding sequence ATGCTGCAAGAATCCAATAATTCTCCTACTCTTTTTCCTAAGTTGTCAGATGAGGTTTTACAGCATCTGCAAAAATATGGAGCGGAGATTGATTTGAGTGTAGGTGAGTGTTTATTTAAAGAAGGAGATAGGAGTTATGATTTTCATGTTGTTTTAGAAGGAGAAATTCAGGTAACAAAGCAAATAGGTGGACAAGAAAAAATACTTGCCCAACATCAACGCGGTGAGTTTATTGGTGAGCTTTCTATTCTTACCGAAGCTGATTCTATTGTGAGTGGATATGCAACTTTAGCTAGTCGGGTACTCAAATTAGAACTCAAAACTTTTAAACAAATTATTGCTACTTTTCCACCTTTGGCTGATATTGTTATCTCCACTTTAGCTGCGAGAACAAAAACGGTTGAACAACAATTACAACAACAGGAAAAACTTGCATCTCTGGGTAAACTATCAGCAGGAATTGCTCATGAGTTGAAAAATCCAGCCGCAGCAGGAGCGAGGGTAGCAGAAGAATTACAAACTCGTTTTCAGGAAGCACAAACTTTAGCTTTAAGACTGAATCAATATTCATTTGCTAAAGAAGAATTAGATTTTTTAGCTGATTTCCAAATTCAAGCACAAGCTGGTATTTCTACTGCTAAAATTGATTTGATTTTGCAAAATGATTTGGAAGATGAAATTACAGATTGGTTGGAAGAACATCAAGTAGGCAAAGGTTGGGAAATTACTTCAACTTTGGTTGATGCTGGTTTAGATAGGCAAAAACTAGAATTTCTCACTTCTCAAATTCCTGATGATGCTATTAATGATGTCATTCATTGGTTAGCGGCTAATTTAACAACTACAACATTAATTAAAGAAATTGCCCAAAGTAGCGCCCGAATTTCGGAGTTGGTAAAATCTGTTAAATCCTATGCTCACATTAATCAATTTCAAGTTCATCAAGTCGATGTCCATGAAGGAATTGAAAATACTCTCACCATGCTTCGTCATAAATTAAAAGGTGGGATTGATATAAAACGGGAGTATGGAGAAAATTTACCAGTTATCAGCACCTATGGTAGTGAACTCAACCAAGTTTGGACAAATTTAATTGATAATGCTATTGATGCCCTAGATGGAAAAGGTAAAATTTGCATACGTACTTTCCAAAATCATGACTATTTAATAGTAGAAATTGCTGATAATGGTCCTGGTATACCCCCAGAAATTCAGTCTCGCATTTTTGAACCGTTTTTTACCACCAAAGGAGTTGGTAAAGGTAGTGGGTTAGGTTTGGATATTGTTCATAATCTCATAGTTGATAAACATCACGGACAAATAAACCTCCACTCTCAACCAGGAAAAACAAGTTTTCAAGTTTTTCTACCCATTGGGGTTGTACTAGGTTAA
- a CDS encoding GAF domain-containing protein, producing the protein MTYLALPETIQSILDKYIEPDSIFSAILPAVGEVLQCDRCFLYLRNPQTQFGKVAYCWRRNQNIPDMTGSEWKLEPVSLPQEDPLFAAALRTEASVYIEDVETASPKVVNKEFERQNFGHRSLVHAHLCQDGQLWGILQPCVFGQKRIWSHFDHSVITQLERELTPLAVAYITAENYSN; encoded by the coding sequence ATGACTTACTTAGCTTTGCCAGAAACCATACAAAGTATTTTAGACAAATATATCGAGCCAGATTCTATCTTTTCTGCAATACTGCCGGCAGTTGGGGAAGTATTACAATGCGATCGCTGCTTTCTGTACTTGAGAAATCCTCAAACTCAGTTTGGCAAAGTTGCTTATTGCTGGCGGCGAAATCAAAATATTCCAGATATGACAGGTTCCGAGTGGAAATTAGAGCCAGTATCATTGCCCCAAGAAGACCCTTTGTTTGCTGCTGCACTGCGAACTGAAGCTTCTGTATATATTGAAGATGTTGAAACTGCAAGCCCAAAAGTCGTAAATAAAGAGTTTGAGCGCCAGAACTTTGGACATCGCTCGCTGGTTCATGCTCACTTATGCCAAGATGGTCAACTCTGGGGAATTTTGCAGCCTTGTGTCTTTGGTCAAAAACGAATTTGGTCACATTTTGATCATAGTGTGATTACTCAATTGGAACGCGAATTAACGCCTTTAGCAGTTGCCTACATCACAGCCGAGAATTACTCAAACTGA